In Thermobaculum terrenum ATCC BAA-798, one genomic interval encodes:
- the pstA gene encoding phosphate ABC transporter permease PstA, whose protein sequence is MVFRVPLRRKLTDTAARGLICISAFVAVLPLVLILAYLAVRGVPALSWEFFARNPMPLGSPGGGMLNAIVGTLIIVGLASLMSVPLGVLTGMYLGEYGVGTFARTVRFLSDSLAGIPSIAAGIFAYSFIVTAMGHFSALAGSVALAILILPVVIRTTEDALRMVPGDIREAAYALGITRWRSTLRIVLPAARAPIVTGALLGIARASGETAPLLFTAFGTPFLTFDPSQPMSALPLQIYVYATSPYEVNWNLAWAAALTLVTIVLILNVLARVISAKSRSL, encoded by the coding sequence ATGGTCTTCAGGGTACCTCTCAGGCGCAAGCTCACGGACACCGCTGCGCGGGGTCTGATATGTATCTCGGCGTTTGTGGCCGTCCTGCCGCTGGTGCTCATCCTAGCGTACCTGGCGGTCAGGGGTGTGCCGGCGTTGAGCTGGGAGTTCTTCGCTCGCAACCCTATGCCCCTGGGATCCCCCGGAGGGGGCATGCTAAACGCGATCGTCGGGACTTTGATCATAGTCGGACTGGCATCGCTAATGTCCGTGCCCCTTGGGGTGCTTACCGGGATGTACCTTGGGGAGTACGGTGTGGGCACCTTCGCGCGCACCGTGCGTTTCCTAAGTGACAGCCTGGCGGGCATCCCATCTATAGCCGCTGGCATATTTGCTTACTCATTCATCGTCACGGCCATGGGGCACTTCTCGGCCCTGGCCGGTAGCGTCGCCCTGGCCATACTCATCCTGCCGGTGGTGATCAGGACGACCGAGGATGCGCTGCGGATGGTGCCGGGGGATATCAGGGAGGCGGCGTACGCCTTGGGGATAACCCGCTGGCGGAGCACTCTGAGGATCGTCTTGCCGGCCGCCAGGGCACCGATCGTGACCGGCGCGCTGCTGGGGATAGCCAGGGCCAGCGGCGAGACGGCGCCGCTGCTCTTTACGGCCTTCGGTACCCCGTTCCTCACCTTCGATCCCTCTCAGCCGATGAGCGCGCTCCCCCTCCAGATATACGTGTACGCCACCTCGCCCTACGAGGTGAACTGGAACCTGGCGTGGGCGGCAGCGCTGACGCTGGTGACGATCGTGTTGATCCTGAACGTGTTAGCCAGGGTGATCTCAGCAAAGTCAAGGTCTCTGTAG
- the pstC gene encoding phosphate ABC transporter permease subunit PstC — protein sequence MAVGVRKEARSITRTRSWRPSGDACFQALVLAAAMTILVITMLFLLELARQAYPAFATYGWGFLFGTEWSRGRREFGALPFIYGTVVSSAIALAVGGLVGLGMAIFLTELAPRWLRAPLSYMAELLAAIPSVVYGFWGLQVVVPWMAHTVQPRLQESLGFIPLFEGAPYGVGMLTAGLVLGVMILPTVAAVSKDVISAVPQSQREGMLALGATRWETISRVVLPYARAGITGALILGLGRAFGETIATTMLIGNNPQIRGSLFAPASTMASIIASQFNESTGALRAALVAIALLLFALTLLVNMGAQLLIHRMNKAREV from the coding sequence GTGGCTGTAGGAGTTCGTAAAGAGGCAAGAAGTATAACCAGGACCAGGAGCTGGAGGCCCTCGGGAGACGCCTGTTTCCAGGCACTGGTGCTCGCGGCAGCGATGACCATCCTGGTGATCACCATGCTCTTCCTGTTGGAGCTCGCCCGCCAGGCGTATCCTGCTTTCGCCACCTACGGCTGGGGTTTCCTGTTTGGCACCGAGTGGAGCCGTGGGAGGCGGGAGTTCGGTGCCCTGCCGTTCATCTACGGCACGGTGGTCAGCTCGGCCATAGCTTTGGCGGTGGGAGGGCTAGTGGGCCTGGGGATGGCTATATTTCTAACAGAGCTCGCGCCGAGGTGGCTGCGTGCGCCGCTGTCGTACATGGCAGAGCTCCTGGCGGCCATCCCCAGCGTGGTGTATGGCTTCTGGGGGCTCCAGGTGGTGGTGCCCTGGATGGCCCACACGGTGCAGCCCAGGCTGCAGGAATCGCTCGGCTTCATCCCGCTCTTCGAGGGCGCTCCCTACGGAGTAGGGATGTTGACCGCCGGGCTCGTGCTCGGGGTCATGATACTGCCCACCGTGGCGGCGGTCTCCAAGGACGTGATCTCTGCCGTGCCGCAGTCCCAGCGAGAGGGTATGCTGGCCCTCGGGGCGACCAGGTGGGAGACGATCAGCCGGGTGGTGCTGCCCTACGCCCGAGCCGGTATCACGGGTGCCCTCATCCTGGGCCTTGGCAGGGCTTTCGGGGAGACGATAGCTACCACTATGCTCATAGGCAACAACCCGCAGATACGGGGCTCCCTGTTCGCGCCCGCGTCCACCATGGCCTCGATAATAGCCAGCCAGTTCAACGAGTCCACCGGGGCCCTGCGAGCGGCGCTGGTCGCCATAGCCCTGCTGCTGTTTGCCCTCACTCTTCTGGTGAACATGGGGGCGCAGCTGCTGATCCACAGGATGAACAAGGCCAGGGAGGTGTAG